One window of Nocardia sp. NBC_00508 genomic DNA carries:
- a CDS encoding MCE family protein: MSIRKPLIGFSIFAIVSILVTVVVWNTLARIVSGDTYTYTATFSDVLGLHEGDDVRMAGVRVGKVDKIELGRDANLRKSVAKVTFVVQRDQTIYDDTKALVRYQNLIGQRYVALAPGTATSPAPLKNKGSIPVERTEPSFDVSALLNGFQPLFQVLQPEQVNRLSETFIQALQGDGVSLSAFIVQAAQLATDFQRRDAILSDVITNLSGVMAGLAKRGDELETLITQTRALIGGLYEQGQSLLASTEQIASATTSLVDMMGQIQPKLQTAQNSTSAALTLLLDNGAKLDQTAIDLPNILSAAGRHTSEGAYANAYLCGLDVSLYGILFPRGLFSQIGGTSYSAVCRP; encoded by the coding sequence ATGAGCATTCGTAAGCCGCTGATCGGATTCAGCATCTTCGCCATCGTGTCCATCCTGGTCACGGTGGTGGTGTGGAATACATTGGCGCGCATTGTCAGTGGTGACACCTACACCTACACCGCGACGTTCTCCGACGTACTCGGCCTGCACGAGGGCGATGACGTGCGCATGGCCGGTGTGCGGGTGGGCAAGGTGGACAAGATCGAACTCGGCCGCGATGCCAACCTGAGGAAATCGGTCGCCAAGGTCACCTTCGTGGTGCAGCGCGACCAGACGATCTACGACGACACCAAAGCCCTGGTCCGCTACCAGAACCTGATCGGTCAGCGGTATGTGGCCCTGGCGCCCGGCACGGCAACGAGCCCGGCACCGCTGAAGAACAAAGGATCGATCCCGGTCGAGCGGACCGAGCCGTCGTTCGACGTGTCGGCTCTGCTCAACGGCTTCCAGCCACTGTTCCAGGTATTGCAGCCCGAGCAGGTCAACCGTCTGTCGGAGACCTTCATCCAGGCGTTGCAGGGCGACGGTGTCTCGTTGAGCGCGTTCATCGTTCAGGCCGCGCAGTTGGCCACCGACTTCCAGCGCAGGGACGCGATTCTGTCCGATGTGATCACCAACCTCTCGGGCGTGATGGCGGGGTTGGCCAAACGAGGTGATGAATTGGAGACCCTGATAACCCAGACCCGTGCCTTGATCGGCGGGCTGTACGAACAGGGGCAGTCGTTGCTCGCCTCGACGGAGCAGATCGCGAGCGCCACCACATCGCTGGTCGACATGATGGGCCAGATCCAACCGAAGCTGCAGACCGCGCAGAACTCCACCAGCGCGGCGCTGACCTTGCTGTTGGACAACGGCGCCAAGCTCGACCAGACGGCGATCGACCTGCCGAACATTCTCTCGGCGGCGGGCAGGCACACCTCCGAGGGCGCCTACGCCAACGCGTACCTGTGCGGCCTGGACGTCTCGCTCTACGGCATCCTGTTCCCCCGCGGCCTGTTCTCCCAGATCGGTGGGACCTCGTACTCGGCGGTGTGCCGCCCATGA
- the lppU gene encoding LppU family putative lipoprotein: MSRQPTSGRLAFAGLVIAAGLSLIGCSSTISGTAQPAVDNGTIDAVSVTNTPKPSSGRPTPSSGKPSPTKSGGDTDFQAEVGDCVTLGGTTTNATIEKASCGSRTSNYKVIEKKSKSSQCVSDADNYYAETVNGIEQGALCLDIDWVVGGCMDVGGDDPKRIDCTGSTPAKGVKVVKIQQGADDVSVCGSGTGYVYDKRRFVVCVQEL; encoded by the coding sequence GTGTCTCGTCAACCCACCTCGGGTCGTCTCGCCTTCGCCGGACTCGTGATCGCGGCTGGTCTGTCGCTGATCGGGTGCAGCTCCACCATCAGCGGCACCGCGCAGCCCGCGGTGGACAACGGGACGATCGACGCGGTCTCGGTGACCAATACGCCGAAGCCATCCTCGGGCAGGCCCACTCCGAGCAGCGGCAAGCCGTCGCCGACCAAGTCCGGCGGCGACACCGACTTCCAGGCCGAAGTCGGTGACTGCGTGACACTGGGCGGCACCACGACCAACGCGACCATCGAAAAGGCGTCGTGCGGTAGCCGTACGTCGAACTACAAGGTGATCGAGAAGAAGTCGAAGAGCTCGCAGTGCGTCAGCGACGCCGACAACTACTACGCCGAGACCGTCAACGGCATCGAGCAGGGCGCGCTGTGCCTGGATATCGACTGGGTGGTCGGCGGCTGTATGGACGTCGGCGGCGATGATCCCAAGCGCATCGACTGCACCGGTTCGACCCCGGCGAAGGGCGTGAAGGTGGTCAAGATCCAGCAGGGCGCCGACGACGTCAGTGTCTGCGGCAGCGGCACCGGGTACGTCTACGACAAACGCCGCTTCGTCGTCTGCGTTCAGGAGCTCTGA
- a CDS encoding ABC transporter permease: MSSTYVPPLLRPFQTLRKSAQAPVDLLARLGHQVFFLLRSIGSIPLALKHYPKEVWRLLSDVTWGNGNLVVGGGTIGVVIILSAFGGMTVGIQGYNSLNLLGLSPITGAISAFATTRELGPLLATLAFAAQAGCRFTAQLGAMRISEEIDALESIAIRPLPYLISTRMFAAMVAIIPLYCLGLAMAYISCAVTVQLIGGTAAGTYQHYFYQFLIPIDVIYSLIKAILFVAITTFIQCYYGFFASGGPEGVGVAAGRAIKVSIIAVVFANLFMTLAIWGVNPGIRISG; encoded by the coding sequence GTGTCATCAACCTATGTACCTCCGCTGCTGCGGCCCTTCCAGACACTCCGGAAATCCGCTCAGGCGCCGGTAGATCTGCTCGCCAGGCTCGGCCATCAGGTGTTCTTCCTGCTGCGTTCGATCGGCTCGATTCCGCTGGCACTCAAGCACTACCCCAAGGAAGTCTGGCGGCTGCTTTCCGACGTCACCTGGGGCAACGGCAATCTCGTCGTCGGTGGCGGCACCATCGGCGTCGTCATCATCCTGAGCGCCTTCGGTGGCATGACCGTCGGCATCCAGGGCTACAACTCATTGAACCTGCTCGGACTGAGCCCGATCACCGGCGCCATCTCGGCTTTCGCGACAACCCGCGAACTCGGACCGTTGCTCGCGACGCTGGCTTTCGCCGCCCAGGCGGGCTGCCGGTTCACCGCGCAGCTGGGCGCCATGCGCATCTCCGAGGAAATCGACGCGCTGGAGTCCATCGCCATCCGGCCGCTGCCCTATCTGATCAGCACCAGGATGTTCGCGGCGATGGTGGCCATCATCCCGCTGTACTGCCTGGGTCTGGCCATGGCCTACATCTCCTGCGCGGTGACCGTGCAGCTGATCGGCGGCACCGCCGCAGGCACCTACCAGCACTACTTCTATCAGTTCCTGATCCCGATCGACGTGATCTACTCGCTGATCAAGGCGATCCTGTTCGTCGCGATCACCACGTTCATCCAGTGCTACTACGGTTTCTTCGCCTCCGGTGGTCCGGAGGGTGTCGGCGTGGCCGCCGGCCGGGCGATCAAGGTGAGCATCATCGCGGTCGTCTTCGCGAACCTGTTCATGACATTGGCGATCTGGGGTGTCAACCCCGGCATCCGAATCTCGGGGTAA
- a CDS encoding MFS transporter, whose product MSTTELPRLQSSTGRWILLATILGSSVASLDATVVNIALPRIGESLDTDVAGLQWTLNGYTLTLASFILLGGSLGDKLGRRRVFVWGTVAFAISSVLCGAATNIEMLVAARILQGVAGAMLTPGSLALISSSIDQRDQGAAIGLWSGFGGVAGALGPFLGGWLIEMAGWRSIFFLNVPLTLVVVLVAVRHVPESRDPNAATELDLPGALVVALGLGALTLGLIDTVPLLIAGGVALLAAFVAIELRSDHPLVPPSLFRSRVFTAANLVTLAVYAALGGVFFLLVLELQLVAGYSPLMSGLATVPVTLIMLTLSAPAGRWAQVHGPRIPMTAGPLLAAAGLVLLLRIGPDTTYLTDVLPGVLVFGLGLAVLVAPLTGAVLGAVPSSEAGIASGVNNAVARTAQLLAVAALPGLAGISGALGDPDAFDDGFGTAMWLCAGLLATGAVLAAVLLRPERRVPVMDNVDCMPQCGVAGPALAPARGEK is encoded by the coding sequence GTGAGCACCACCGAGCTTCCCCGGCTGCAGTCGAGCACAGGTCGCTGGATTCTGCTGGCCACCATCCTCGGGTCATCGGTGGCCTCGCTCGACGCGACGGTCGTCAACATCGCGCTGCCGCGGATCGGCGAATCGCTGGATACCGACGTCGCCGGGCTGCAGTGGACACTGAACGGCTACACGCTGACCCTCGCCTCGTTCATCCTGCTCGGCGGCTCGTTGGGCGACAAGCTGGGCAGGCGCAGGGTCTTCGTCTGGGGGACCGTCGCCTTCGCGATCTCATCCGTACTGTGTGGCGCCGCGACGAACATCGAGATGCTGGTGGCCGCCCGGATCCTGCAGGGCGTGGCGGGCGCGATGCTCACGCCGGGCAGCCTCGCTTTGATCTCCTCGTCGATCGATCAGCGCGACCAGGGCGCGGCGATCGGGCTGTGGTCGGGCTTCGGCGGCGTGGCGGGCGCGCTGGGACCGTTCCTCGGTGGCTGGCTGATCGAGATGGCGGGCTGGCGGTCCATCTTCTTCCTGAACGTTCCGCTGACCCTGGTCGTCGTGCTCGTCGCGGTGCGCCACGTGCCGGAGAGCCGCGACCCGAACGCGGCGACCGAACTCGATCTACCGGGCGCGCTGGTGGTCGCGCTCGGTCTCGGCGCGCTGACGCTAGGGCTGATCGACACCGTTCCGCTGCTCATCGCCGGCGGTGTCGCGTTGCTGGCGGCCTTCGTCGCGATCGAGCTGCGCAGCGACCACCCGTTGGTGCCGCCCTCGCTGTTCCGTTCCCGGGTCTTCACCGCGGCAAATCTGGTGACGCTCGCGGTCTATGCCGCCCTCGGCGGCGTGTTCTTCTTGTTGGTGCTGGAATTGCAGCTGGTGGCGGGATACTCGCCGCTGATGTCCGGTCTGGCGACCGTGCCGGTCACCCTGATCATGCTGACGCTCTCGGCTCCGGCCGGGCGTTGGGCGCAGGTGCACGGGCCACGCATTCCGATGACCGCCGGACCACTGCTCGCGGCGGCGGGCTTGGTGCTCTTGCTGCGCATCGGTCCCGATACCACGTATCTGACCGACGTGCTGCCGGGCGTGCTCGTTTTCGGGCTGGGGCTCGCGGTCCTCGTCGCCCCGCTCACCGGCGCGGTGCTCGGTGCGGTGCCCAGCAGCGAGGCCGGCATCGCCTCCGGGGTGAACAACGCTGTCGCGCGCACGGCGCAACTGCTCGCTGTGGCGGCGCTGCCCGGGCTCGCGGGCATCTCTGGTGCATTGGGCGACCCGGACGCGTTCGACGACGGCTTCGGCACCGCGATGTGGCTGTGCGCCGGCTTGCTGGCGACCGGCGCGGTGCTCGCCGCCGTCCTACTGCGTCCCGAGCGGCGCGTGCCCGTCATGGACAATGTCGACTGCATGCCGCAATGCGGGGTGGCCGGCCCGGCGCTCGCACCGGCCCGAGGCGAAAAATGA
- a CDS encoding MlaE family ABC transporter permease, with protein sequence MQSTESPPRESRFSDAVDWTKSYWQDHPKRSLETFGRQITMGFAAVAELFIAIFRRRFPFGEFIRQCGFMASVSAAPTLLVAIPIGVIVSIQVGSVAGQVGATSFIGAANGLGIIQQGAPLVTSLMIAGAVGSAVCADLGSRTIREEIDAMKVMGVDPMRRLVAPRLGAAMLVSVLLCGFVVFVGFLTGYIFNIFAQNGTPGSYVGTFSSFAVTTDLLVALGKSLIFGLLAAIIACDTGLNTRGGPGGVANSVNSAVVSSAIMLFGVNLIITQVYNALFPSQVV encoded by the coding sequence GTGCAGTCGACCGAGAGTCCACCCCGAGAGTCACGGTTCAGTGATGCGGTCGATTGGACGAAGTCGTACTGGCAAGACCATCCGAAGCGTTCGCTGGAAACCTTCGGTCGTCAGATCACCATGGGATTTGCGGCGGTTGCCGAACTGTTCATCGCGATTTTCCGCAGACGTTTCCCCTTCGGGGAGTTCATCCGGCAGTGCGGTTTCATGGCCAGTGTCTCCGCGGCGCCGACGTTGCTGGTCGCCATCCCGATCGGCGTCATCGTCTCCATTCAGGTCGGTTCGGTCGCCGGTCAGGTCGGCGCCACCTCGTTCATCGGCGCTGCCAACGGTCTCGGCATCATCCAGCAGGGCGCCCCGCTGGTCACCTCACTGATGATCGCGGGCGCCGTCGGCTCCGCGGTCTGCGCCGATCTCGGCTCCCGCACCATCCGCGAGGAGATCGACGCCATGAAGGTGATGGGCGTCGACCCGATGCGCAGACTGGTCGCGCCACGCCTCGGCGCCGCGATGCTGGTCAGCGTGCTGCTGTGCGGCTTCGTGGTCTTCGTCGGTTTCTTGACCGGCTACATCTTCAATATCTTCGCGCAGAACGGCACGCCGGGTTCCTACGTCGGCACCTTCTCGTCGTTCGCGGTTACCACCGATCTGCTCGTCGCACTGGGCAAATCACTGATTTTCGGACTGCTGGCCGCAATCATCGCCTGCGATACCGGATTGAACACTCGAGGTGGTCCCGGCGGTGTCGCGAACTCGGTGAATTCCGCGGTGGTGAGTTCCGCCATCATGCTGTTCGGAGTGAACCTCATCATCACCCAGGTTTACAACGCACTATTCCCGTCACAGGTGGTCTGA
- a CDS encoding S1 family peptidase has product MFSKLAKVANAAFAVALGAALLGTGAGAANAQPGPPVVGGGSGIIIDNQFECTITTVGHDNAGRLVGLTAGHCGDPGSQVYAESDRDAGVIGKFVYSNHDLDYAVIQFEPGKITPVNRIGNVTITGIGGPATFPQIVCKEGRTTGNTCGIAWGDVFRTNVETWSQMCVVEGDSGAPVVVGTTLVGMVNAYLAMACFGPEVGTNMSAIMGDLNARGGLGAGYLPI; this is encoded by the coding sequence ATGTTCAGCAAACTCGCCAAGGTGGCCAACGCCGCCTTCGCCGTCGCCCTTGGCGCGGCGCTGCTCGGCACGGGCGCAGGGGCCGCAAACGCCCAACCGGGCCCGCCGGTCGTGGGCGGTGGATCCGGGATCATCATCGACAACCAATTCGAATGCACGATCACCACAGTCGGCCATGACAACGCGGGCCGTCTGGTCGGACTGACCGCTGGGCACTGCGGCGATCCCGGCTCGCAGGTCTACGCCGAATCCGACCGGGACGCAGGCGTGATCGGCAAGTTCGTCTACTCCAACCACGACCTGGATTACGCCGTCATTCAGTTCGAGCCGGGCAAGATCACCCCGGTGAACCGCATCGGCAATGTCACGATCACCGGGATCGGCGGACCTGCGACCTTCCCACAGATCGTCTGCAAGGAAGGTCGGACCACCGGCAACACCTGCGGTATCGCCTGGGGTGACGTGTTCCGGACGAACGTCGAGACCTGGAGTCAGATGTGCGTGGTGGAAGGCGACTCCGGCGCGCCGGTCGTCGTCGGCACCACGCTGGTCGGCATGGTGAACGCCTATCTGGCCATGGCCTGCTTCGGACCGGAGGTCGGCACGAACATGAGCGCGATCATGGGTGACCTCAACGCGCGCGGCGGTCTCGGCGCGGGTTACCTCCCGATCTGA
- a CDS encoding MlaD family protein: protein MIIDPSGRGPTMRQLLVAGLCGLVVFALVLTFLMLRYQGYFKEKVNVTANLTTTGDGLPEQADVKFRGVLVGAVQNVDVAAKGELQKVRIEMKPEFAGGIPANVTARVVPSNLFAVTSVELVFNGATDQYLHEGSVIEEDRSQGTIALQDTLTTVRDILDKIDPVQFGRVLGTLSQALDGSGRMPGSTVERLDRWLLAVDESIPDLGVLLSDFSASFRALNQSAPELVDVLGSSVQTARTIADRRGELVALITGAGTTMDTVNDLFARNPDVGKEVTAGTSDMFGALAADPDAITRSLLNLSETTRRMDTTFHWGPQKQQVWNAGVTLTPYRPYTVADCPRYGEMVGPSCATAPAVAELPDLPEQLKPRALASAAGLPPVVPMPGLPLVPGITTPDPNRATAAAPTGGALAPFAGTPLEGLFPMLPPGLLPPAAPAPAPAPAVAPEGTPSAAPISYHGDSAIVALLGRKPTTAEYLLLGSILKGGTMQVSDNGAGR, encoded by the coding sequence ATGATCATCGATCCCAGTGGGCGCGGGCCCACGATGCGGCAGTTGCTCGTCGCAGGCCTGTGCGGTCTGGTCGTCTTCGCACTGGTGCTGACCTTCTTGATGCTGCGCTACCAGGGTTACTTCAAGGAGAAGGTCAACGTCACCGCGAACCTGACCACCACCGGTGACGGCCTGCCCGAGCAGGCCGACGTGAAGTTCCGCGGCGTGCTCGTCGGCGCGGTGCAGAACGTCGACGTGGCCGCCAAGGGCGAGTTGCAGAAGGTCCGGATCGAGATGAAGCCGGAATTCGCCGGCGGCATCCCGGCCAACGTGACCGCCCGCGTGGTGCCGAGCAACCTCTTCGCCGTCACCTCCGTCGAACTGGTCTTCAACGGAGCCACCGATCAGTACCTGCACGAGGGCTCCGTCATCGAGGAGGACCGCAGCCAGGGCACCATCGCGCTGCAGGACACCCTCACCACGGTCCGCGACATCCTCGACAAGATCGACCCGGTGCAATTCGGCCGCGTGCTCGGCACCCTGTCGCAGGCGCTGGACGGCAGCGGCCGGATGCCCGGCTCCACTGTCGAGCGGTTGGACCGATGGCTGCTGGCGGTCGACGAGTCGATCCCCGACCTCGGTGTGCTGCTGAGCGATTTCTCCGCGTCGTTCCGCGCGCTCAACCAGTCCGCACCGGAGCTGGTCGACGTGCTCGGCAGCTCGGTGCAGACCGCGCGCACCATCGCCGACCGACGCGGCGAGTTGGTCGCGCTGATCACCGGCGCAGGCACGACCATGGACACGGTGAACGATCTCTTCGCCCGCAACCCGGACGTCGGCAAGGAGGTCACCGCGGGGACCAGCGACATGTTCGGCGCCTTGGCGGCGGACCCGGACGCGATCACCAGGAGCCTGCTCAACCTGAGCGAGACCACGCGCCGGATGGACACCACGTTCCACTGGGGTCCGCAGAAGCAGCAGGTCTGGAACGCGGGTGTCACGCTCACGCCGTACCGGCCGTACACCGTGGCCGACTGCCCGCGCTACGGCGAGATGGTCGGCCCGAGCTGCGCCACCGCCCCCGCCGTCGCCGAACTCCCCGACCTGCCGGAACAGCTGAAGCCGCGTGCGCTCGCCTCGGCTGCCGGGCTTCCGCCGGTGGTGCCGATGCCGGGTCTGCCGCTGGTCCCCGGCATCACCACGCCGGACCCGAACCGGGCCACCGCGGCCGCTCCGACCGGCGGGGCGCTCGCTCCGTTCGCGGGCACGCCGCTCGAGGGTCTGTTCCCGATGTTGCCGCCGGGACTGCTCCCGCCTGCCGCACCGGCACCGGCACCGGCACCGGCCGTCGCGCCCGAGGGCACCCCGTCGGCGGCGCCGATCTCCTACCACGGTGACTCGGCGATCGTCGCACTGCTCGGCCGCAAGCCGACCACCGCCGAATATCTGCTGCTCGGCTCGATTTTGAAGGGCGGAACCATGCAGGTGTCCGACAACGGTGCCGGACGATGA
- a CDS encoding MCE family protein, protein MTKLRARFDSNRYFWLGIIGGGLIVVLLLVSSVYKLIGVGEQSIKAEFVQAAGIKVGDKVNVAGVPSGRVVGAELEGSHVLVTLSVRDDLKLGPDARASIKMATLLGARYVDLEPGDGSGSRGKRIPLSNTTVPYNLADVVQLGTPKFEALDTKKLAQSLNLINEQIGGSPELAAQALDSVGALAKVIDARRAEVDTLLKDLDRVTRILADNRNSVLLVITQGEAIANRVMERQALLRQLLDGVATLTRQLQEIGAQNNDQLGPTIQQLNTMAEGLQKNKDNLDRMLSLMPPTVRYLANSWGGNGPYGDVGLPWVFPDNWLCFAQVIEGCQG, encoded by the coding sequence ATGACGAAACTCAGGGCCAGGTTCGACAGCAACCGGTACTTCTGGTTGGGCATCATCGGCGGCGGTCTCATCGTGGTGCTGCTGCTGGTGTCCAGCGTCTACAAACTCATCGGGGTCGGCGAACAGTCGATCAAGGCCGAGTTCGTGCAGGCCGCGGGCATCAAAGTCGGCGACAAAGTGAATGTCGCCGGTGTGCCCTCCGGTCGGGTGGTCGGCGCCGAACTCGAGGGAAGCCATGTGCTGGTCACGCTGAGCGTTCGCGATGACCTGAAACTGGGTCCGGACGCGCGCGCCTCGATCAAGATGGCCACGCTGCTCGGCGCCAGGTACGTCGACCTGGAGCCCGGCGACGGCTCCGGCTCGAGGGGCAAGCGAATCCCGCTGTCCAACACCACCGTTCCCTACAACCTGGCCGACGTGGTGCAGCTCGGCACCCCGAAGTTCGAGGCGCTCGACACCAAGAAACTGGCGCAGTCGCTGAATCTGATCAATGAACAGATCGGCGGTTCGCCCGAGCTGGCCGCGCAGGCACTCGACAGCGTCGGCGCGCTGGCCAAGGTGATCGATGCCCGCAGGGCCGAGGTGGACACGCTGCTGAAGGACCTGGACCGGGTCACCCGAATCCTCGCCGACAACCGCAACAGCGTGCTGCTGGTGATCACCCAAGGCGAGGCCATCGCCAACCGGGTCATGGAGCGCCAGGCTCTGCTGCGCCAGCTGCTCGACGGCGTCGCGACGCTGACCAGGCAGCTGCAGGAGATCGGCGCGCAGAACAACGATCAGCTCGGCCCGACCATCCAGCAGCTGAACACCATGGCCGAGGGCCTGCAGAAGAACAAGGACAACCTGGACCGGATGCTGTCGCTGATGCCGCCGACCGTGCGCTACCTGGCGAACTCGTGGGGCGGCAACGGTCCGTACGGTGACGTCGGCCTGCCGTGGGTCTTCCCGGACAACTGGTTGTGCTTCGCCCAAGTGATCGAGGGGTG